A region of the Ktedonobacteraceae bacterium genome:
GGAGGAAGAAAAGTTGTAAGGCAGGGTTTTTAGGGTGAGGTGTCATTGGTAGACAATAACGATTGAGGTAGGCTATACTATTCCAGCAATGATTTCCAGCGTGAAAAAAACTGACCATCCGGCAGACTGATATTTGTTGGATGAATCTGTGGATGTTTTTTATAAAGAAGGATATACATGCCAGTTGATTGCGATGTTTTGATTGTTGGCGGTGGTCCGGCAGGACTGGCGGCTGCTGAGACTGCCGCTAAGCAGGGTGCGCGAACGATCGTATTGGAACGCCAGAACGAAATCGGTTATCCCGTCCATACGAGTGGAGGGAGCTGGGTGAGCGATATGAAGGCGCTCGGCATCCCGGAACACCTCTATCATCCAGTAACGAATGTTACTTTTGTCTCCCCGCGTCGTGAAGTGAAGTTGCACTATGATCCCGCGGTTGCCTGCGTTCTGGATGTGCGGGGCGTCTACCAGCACCTCGCGGGCCGTGCTGTTGCTGCCGGAGCTACGTTGCGAGTCCGGCACACCGTCGAGCAGACGATTCTGGAAAATGGCAGTGTCGCGGGGGTGACGGCGAAGAACCACGTGGGTGAACGAATCACCATGCGAGCGCCAGTCACTATTGATGCTAGTGGCTTCTCGCGGCATATAGGCGTGCGAACCGAGATGGGTAAGGCATTTCATCGTTATGGTTATGGTGCCGAATATGATCTCTACGCGCCGAACTATCCGCAAGATGAATTATATTTGATTATGGGCAGTCAGTTCGCACCGCGTGGTTACGCCTGGGCTTTCCCTCGTGGCAACGGGCGCGTCCGATTAGGAGTGGGCGTGCTGCACCCTGATTGTGAAGAGGATGCGCGTGGCTACCTGGATAGCATCATGCGCGATTTACCGCAGCTGGTCGATAAATTTCGCGATGCCAGCCCGATTGAGTATCATACGGGGTTGTTCCCATCGGAGGGGCCGCTCGAACGATTCTCGCGCGATGGCTTGCTGCTGGCCGGTGATGCCGCCGGGCATGGTTCTACACTCGTAGGCGAGGGCATTCGTTTTGCGATTTATTCGGGGCAGATGGCGGGGGCCGTGGCCGCCGAAGCGATAAGGGCAAACGATACCTCGGCTGCTTTTCTGGAACGCTTCGATAAGCAGTGGCGAGCGCGCTTTGGCCGCGATATGGATATTGCCTACATGATTAATAAGCGCATCGCCAATTATAGTGATGATCAATGGGATGGCGCGCTCGACCTGATGCGCCGGCTCACCCCATCGCAGATGGCGCAGGCCTTACGTGGTGATTTTAGCGCCGGCCTGGTAATGGGGGTACTCGCGCGCAACCCTGGTCTTGTCGCCACGGGTAGCAAAAAGTTCCTTGATTTGATGCTTGAGCGCATCAACAAGCCTGCCGGGAATATCTCCCGCTAATAGCTTGTTTGAATAAGTAGATGGACAACCATATCTCAAGCAATGCTCACTTCAAGGAGTTATTTGTGCAGAACGCGACAACAAACCCGTCAACCAACGAAAACACCGAAAAGAAGATCAAGGTGTATGCCACCACGTGGTGTGGAGATTGCCGGATGGCAAAGCGCTGGTTCGACTCTCATGGTATTGCCTATGAATATATCAATATCGAAGAGGACGCCGGAGCCGCCGAATATGTCCGGCGTGTGAACGGCGGCTATCAAAGCGTGCCGACGATTATCTTTCCCGATGGCTCTATCCTGGTGGAACCCTCTCCTCGCCAGCTTGCCGCAAAGTTTCAGGATGATGATCCGGAGAGCAAAAGGAAAGATATGATCTTCTTTTAGCATGTAAAAGCGAACCGATAAAGAGGCTGACTGCAATGGTCAGCCTCTTTTCATATTTTTGTGCTAAACTGTGGGAAATTGGCACACACGGTCTCGAATGAAAGGAAAGCAGCATGGAAACTTCTCTCACCAAAGCTCAACTCCTCGCCGAATTGCGCAATGAACAGGCGGCCTGGGAAGCCTTGCTCGCCGAGATTGGGGAAGCTCATATGACGCAGCCAGAGGTCGCCGGTGGCTGGTCGATCAAGGATATCGTGGCTCACTTAACGGGCTGGCGCCGCCGCTCGGTTCGGCGCTTCCAGGCGCTTCTGAATCATGCGCCAGACTTTTCACCGCCCTGGCCGCCGGAACTGCGGGAAGACGATGAAATCAATGCCTGGATTTACGAGTCCAATCGCAACCGCCCCCTGGCAGATGTTCTCAGCGATTCGCGGGAAGTCTTCCAGCAACTGATAGATACCCTTGATGCCTTTCCTGAGGGTGAACTGCAGGACCTGCGGCGCAGGCTGGGGCTGGAAGAAGAGCAGCTCCGTGGCAGCATGCTCTTCGCTCATTTCCACCAGGAACACGAGCCAGATATGCGCGCCTGGCTGGAGAAGGTGAAAAAAGAACAGTAACTTATCAGCAAGCGATATACTTTAATCCAGGTTAAAAATCGCTAGAAGGAAGATAGCTTTATGGAAGAACGCGCTTATCTTGACCTGGCCCAGCAGGCTTCGAACACGGGGGATATGGACCCGGAATCATTTCGTGCATATGGACATCAGATAGTCGATTGGATCGCGGATTACCTGGCGCATGTGGGAGAGTATCCCGTCCTGGCGGAGACCGCGCCGGGTGATATTCGTCATGCGCTGCCCGGTCAGCCGCCGAAGGAACCGGAGGCGATGGAGACCATCCTGGCAGATTTTGAAAGGGTGTTGATGCCCGGCATTACACACTGGAATTCGCCCGGTTTCCTGGCTTATTTCGGCGTCACCGGCTCAGGCCCCGGTATTCTTGGCGAAATGCTTGCCGCTGCCTTGAATGTCAATGCTATGCTCTGGCGCACCTCGCCGGCGGCGACGGAATTGGAGCAGGTCACGCTCGATTGGCTGAGACAAATGCTCGGCCTGCCCAATCCCCTCTTTGGTGTGATTAACGATACGGCCTCCTCCGGCGTGCTCTATGCGCTGGCCGCGGCACGTGAAGCTATCCCCGGTCTGCATATACGCCAGCAGGGGATGTCGGGCCGGCCTGATGTGCCGCGCCTGCGTTATTATGCCTCGCAGGAGGCCCATTCATCGGTTGAGAAAGCCGGAATTGTGCTGGGCATTGGACAGGCCGGTTTGCGCAAAATCGGTGTTGATAGCGAGTTTCGTATGGATGTTGCGCAATTAGAACAGGCCATCCAGGAGGATATTGCCGAGGGTTGGCTACCGTTTGCGGTTGTTGCCACGGTCGGCACTACCTCTACCACGAGCGTTGACCCCGTACCGCAGATTGCGAACATTTGCGAACGGTACGGTTTGTGGCTGCACGTCGACGGCGCGTATGGTGGTTCTGCCGCCATTGATCCGTCGATGCGCTGGGTACTGGCCGGCTGCGAGCGCGCCGATACAATTATCGTCAATCCCCACAAGTGGCTCTTCACGCCGATTGATTGCAGCGTTTTCTTCACACGCAAGCCGGACGTGGTGAAAGCAGCGTTCAGCCTGGTTCCCGAGTATTTACGCAACAGCGAGAGCGCTGGCGACGAAGTGCCCAATCTCATGGATTATGGAACGTCGCTTGGTCGGCGCTTCCGCTCGCTGAAACTCTGGATGATTATGCGCTACTTTGGCCAGGAGGGGCTGGCGGCGCGCATTTCCGAGCATAACCGCCTGGGTCAACTTGTCGCCGGGTGGATCGACGAGTCGCAGGATTTTGAGCGTATGGCCCCCACACCTTTCAGCACCGTCTGTTTTCGCGCCCATCCACGGGGCATGGATGATGAAGAGCAGCTAGATGTCCTGAATGAGCGCATCATGAACCGTATTAACACTGCCGGTCACTTCTTTCTGTCGCACACGAAGTTGCATGGTAAATTTACCATCCGTATCGCCATAGGCAATATGCGTACCACGGAGCAGCATATCCTGCAATTATGGGGAGAATTGCAGGAGGCGCTTACACAGGAGATGGCGAAATGATCCCGAAGCCGCGCCATCTTGAGCCAGAGTACGGCGCTCAATTTCAGGACCGCAGCATTGTAGATGCCTACCAGTATCGCCCGCCCTACCCTACCGAAACATTCAAAATATTGGCGGGTCTGATGAGCGGCGAGTCGCGTGTGGTACTCGATGTTGGATGCGGGCGAGGAGATATCGCGCGCGAACTGGTACATTTTGTAGAACGGGTCGATGCAGTGGATTTCTCCGCCAATATGATCGAAACGGGAAAGAAGCTTCCGGGCGGTGATAATCCAAAGCTCAACTGGATTTGTGGGCCGGTTGAAGAGGTGCCGCTGGCGCCACCTTATGCACTGGTAACTGCCGGCGCCAGCCTGCACTGGATGGATTGGTATGTGGTGATGCCG
Encoded here:
- a CDS encoding DinB family protein codes for the protein METSLTKAQLLAELRNEQAAWEALLAEIGEAHMTQPEVAGGWSIKDIVAHLTGWRRRSVRRFQALLNHAPDFSPPWPPELREDDEINAWIYESNRNRPLADVLSDSREVFQQLIDTLDAFPEGELQDLRRRLGLEEEQLRGSMLFAHFHQEHEPDMRAWLEKVKKEQ
- a CDS encoding NAD(P)/FAD-dependent oxidoreductase yields the protein MPVDCDVLIVGGGPAGLAAAETAAKQGARTIVLERQNEIGYPVHTSGGSWVSDMKALGIPEHLYHPVTNVTFVSPRREVKLHYDPAVACVLDVRGVYQHLAGRAVAAGATLRVRHTVEQTILENGSVAGVTAKNHVGERITMRAPVTIDASGFSRHIGVRTEMGKAFHRYGYGAEYDLYAPNYPQDELYLIMGSQFAPRGYAWAFPRGNGRVRLGVGVLHPDCEEDARGYLDSIMRDLPQLVDKFRDASPIEYHTGLFPSEGPLERFSRDGLLLAGDAAGHGSTLVGEGIRFAIYSGQMAGAVAAEAIRANDTSAAFLERFDKQWRARFGRDMDIAYMINKRIANYSDDQWDGALDLMRRLTPSQMAQALRGDFSAGLVMGVLARNPGLVATGSKKFLDLMLERINKPAGNISR
- a CDS encoding pyridoxal-dependent decarboxylase, encoding MEERAYLDLAQQASNTGDMDPESFRAYGHQIVDWIADYLAHVGEYPVLAETAPGDIRHALPGQPPKEPEAMETILADFERVLMPGITHWNSPGFLAYFGVTGSGPGILGEMLAAALNVNAMLWRTSPAATELEQVTLDWLRQMLGLPNPLFGVINDTASSGVLYALAAAREAIPGLHIRQQGMSGRPDVPRLRYYASQEAHSSVEKAGIVLGIGQAGLRKIGVDSEFRMDVAQLEQAIQEDIAEGWLPFAVVATVGTTSTTSVDPVPQIANICERYGLWLHVDGAYGGSAAIDPSMRWVLAGCERADTIIVNPHKWLFTPIDCSVFFTRKPDVVKAAFSLVPEYLRNSESAGDEVPNLMDYGTSLGRRFRSLKLWMIMRYFGQEGLAARISEHNRLGQLVAGWIDESQDFERMAPTPFSTVCFRAHPRGMDDEEQLDVLNERIMNRINTAGHFFLSHTKLHGKFTIRIAIGNMRTTEQHILQLWGELQEALTQEMAK
- a CDS encoding mycoredoxin, with amino-acid sequence MQNATTNPSTNENTEKKIKVYATTWCGDCRMAKRWFDSHGIAYEYINIEEDAGAAEYVRRVNGGYQSVPTIIFPDGSILVEPSPRQLAAKFQDDDPESKRKDMIFF